In a single window of the Bacillus mycoides genome:
- a CDS encoding VOC family protein, which translates to MGNTNQKITTFLMFEGKAEEAMNFYTSLFNQSEIVSISRYDENGPGKEGTVIHATFTLNGQEFMCIDSYVKHDFTFTPAMSLYVTCDTEEEIETVFNKLAQDGKVLMPLGSYPFSKKFGWLNDKYGVSWQLTLAGDE; encoded by the coding sequence ATGGGTAACACAAATCAAAAAATCACTACGTTTTTAATGTTTGAGGGCAAAGCTGAGGAAGCGATGAATTTTTACACATCGCTATTTAATCAATCAGAAATTGTAAGTATCTCTCGTTATGATGAGAATGGACCAGGTAAAGAGGGAACTGTAATTCATGCAACTTTTACGCTAAATGGACAAGAGTTCATGTGTATTGATAGTTATGTAAAGCATGATTTTACATTCACCCCAGCTATGTCTCTTTATGTAACTTGTGATACGGAAGAGGAAATCGAAACCGTTTTTAATAAACTAGCACAAGATGGAAAAGTTCTTATGCCTTTAGGTTCATATCCGTTTAGTAAAAAGTTTGGCTGGTTAAATGATAAGTATGGTGTGTCTTGGCAGTTAACTCTTGCTGGAGATGAATAA
- a CDS encoding class I SAM-dependent methyltransferase — MKSETLHTQEDILKMLDSLLRPAVPFWNEFYTNREKDVPFFANVPDENLVSYIQTEWISKEKVLELGCGPGRNAIYLAKQGFDVTAVDLSIEGINWAKERALENGIEIQFVCESIFNLDFQDEYDFVYDSGCLHHIPPHRRMNYVDLVKNSLKSGGYFGLTCFAAGDLNERNGSEITDWDVYRGWSLQGGLAYSEEKLREIFKEFEVIEIRKMKQIEQPNNMFGESFLWTALFKKK; from the coding sequence ATGAAAAGTGAAACGTTACACACTCAAGAAGATATATTAAAAATGCTTGATTCATTATTAAGACCCGCAGTACCATTTTGGAATGAATTTTACACGAATAGAGAAAAGGATGTTCCTTTTTTTGCAAATGTTCCAGATGAGAATTTAGTTTCATATATACAAACAGAATGGATTTCAAAAGAGAAAGTGTTAGAGCTTGGATGTGGTCCAGGAAGAAATGCAATTTATTTAGCGAAACAAGGGTTTGATGTAACAGCCGTAGATTTGTCTATAGAAGGAATTAATTGGGCCAAAGAGAGGGCGTTAGAAAACGGAATAGAAATACAATTTGTTTGTGAATCGATTTTTAATTTGGATTTTCAAGATGAATATGATTTTGTATATGATTCCGGTTGCTTGCATCACATTCCACCACATAGAAGAATGAATTATGTTGATCTAGTTAAAAACTCATTAAAATCGGGTGGTTATTTCGGATTAACATGTTTTGCAGCAGGTGATTTGAATGAGCGAAATGGATCGGAAATAACGGACTGGGATGTGTATAGAGGATGGAGTTTACAAGGTGGTCTTGCATATTCAGAAGAAAAGTTAAGAGAGATATTTAAAGAATTTGAAGTAATTGAAATTAGAAAAATGAAGCAAATTGAACAACCAAATAATATGTTTGGAGAATCATTTCTTTGGACAGCATTATTTAAGAAGAAATAA
- a CDS encoding ABC transporter ATP-binding protein, whose protein sequence is MKKILEVKQLNKKYAMDGNKTCHMLKNINLEIYEGEFISVMGPSGSGKSTLLYNISGMDQMSSGSVKVDSKEITCMKEEVLAKLRLSEMGFIFQQSNLLRNLNLFDNIVLPAYLAKVESRKIINKRALELMKKTGISQIATNNITEASGGELQRVSICRALINKPNIIFADEPTGALNLKATEEVMDILANINRMGTTILLVTHDVKVAAKTERVLFMVDGEIVSEIQMGKYRNDDLKVREEQLLKWLTVLGF, encoded by the coding sequence TTGAAAAAAATTTTAGAAGTAAAACAATTAAATAAAAAATACGCAATGGATGGAAATAAAACTTGCCATATGTTAAAAAATATAAATTTAGAGATTTATGAGGGAGAGTTTATATCGGTCATGGGACCTTCTGGTTCAGGGAAATCGACGTTACTATATAATATTAGCGGAATGGATCAAATGTCATCAGGAAGTGTGAAAGTTGATAGTAAAGAAATAACATGTATGAAAGAAGAAGTGTTAGCAAAATTACGACTCAGCGAAATGGGATTTATTTTTCAACAGAGCAATCTTCTTAGAAATTTGAATCTTTTTGATAATATAGTTTTGCCTGCGTATTTAGCAAAAGTTGAGAGCAGGAAAATAATAAATAAACGTGCACTTGAATTGATGAAGAAAACGGGAATTAGTCAAATTGCAACTAATAATATAACTGAAGCATCAGGAGGAGAATTGCAAAGGGTATCTATTTGTAGAGCACTCATAAATAAACCTAATATTATTTTTGCTGACGAACCAACGGGTGCTTTGAATTTAAAAGCGACAGAAGAAGTAATGGATATTTTAGCAAATATAAACCGTATGGGAACTACAATTTTGCTAGTTACTCATGACGTAAAGGTAGCAGCTAAAACAGAAAGAGTTCTTTTTATGGTGGACGGAGAAATTGTTAGCGAAATACAGATGGGTAAGTATAGAAACGATGATTTGAAGGTGCGAGAAGAGCAGTTGTTAAAATGGTTAACTGTACTTGGATTTTAA
- a CDS encoding ABC transporter permease gives MIRRMLKRDFSQNKMIITILFMFIMLSSLLIASASSNVINLLNSTDQLFKVSNAPHFVQMHAGEINQKSIDSFVAQTPFVKKQQTAEMVQIGGSNIFIKKKNQAEHNSVMDISFVKQNTIFDFLLDLNNELIDVRKGEIGVPIYYMQKYHLRIGDKIWVVKNNNELEFTISAFVRDVQMNPSLVSSKRFVISDEDFERIKGNFGESEYLIEFQLTDLNKINEFETLYQSSNLPQKGPSITYSLFKTLNSLTDGIIAAVLIIISALLMLIAILCIRFTIITSMEEDYREIGVMKAIGIQSKDIQKLYVTKYVVISAIGCICGYILSLFVTKIFTSNIALYMGTANKSILYYVVPLIVTTLLFLAVILFCRIILRNFRRITAIDALRSRDKLGKRKIRRFFSLYQTKITNVNIFIGIQDVVKRFKLYRVLSIVLIIAVFMIVVPVNFLYTIQSPQFVNYMGTGKSDMRIDLQQSENIEKRFNDVISYIGNDEEVEKYAAFVTSTFKMVKADGTNGNLNVEVGDFAQFPIEYVKGMAPKNENEIALSYMNANELKKNIGDEIVLFVEGKEKMLTISGIYQDVTNGGKTAKASFSYNKEDILWYVVNVDMKPKVNLQEKVKEYKQNLNSAKITDTDNYLSQTLGETIKQLRLVTQVAILIAILISVLITAMFFKMLLVKDSSQILIMKSIGFSYKYIRIQYVTRSIAIVLVGILTGTFIAATFGETLISWLGSFMGAAHIKFVVNPIISYVICPAILFISVTVATLFSSFTVKQKNDLKLNGE, from the coding sequence ATGATTAGGAGAATGTTAAAAAGAGATTTCTCTCAAAATAAAATGATAATTACCATTCTATTTATGTTTATCATGTTATCAAGTCTTTTAATCGCAAGTGCTTCAAGTAACGTTATAAATCTATTGAACTCAACGGATCAATTGTTTAAAGTATCAAACGCACCGCACTTCGTACAAATGCATGCCGGAGAAATAAACCAAAAGTCAATTGATTCATTTGTAGCGCAAACTCCTTTTGTAAAAAAACAACAAACAGCAGAGATGGTTCAAATAGGCGGATCTAACATTTTTATAAAGAAGAAAAATCAAGCGGAACATAATAGTGTAATGGACATTAGCTTTGTTAAGCAAAATACTATTTTTGACTTTTTATTAGATTTAAATAATGAATTGATCGATGTTAGGAAAGGAGAAATAGGTGTACCAATTTATTATATGCAAAAATATCATTTGCGTATTGGAGATAAAATTTGGGTTGTTAAAAATAATAATGAGCTAGAATTTACTATTTCGGCATTTGTTCGTGATGTTCAAATGAACCCATCACTTGTTAGTTCAAAACGATTTGTAATAAGCGATGAAGACTTCGAAAGAATAAAGGGGAATTTTGGAGAAAGTGAATATCTTATTGAATTCCAGCTAACAGATTTAAATAAAATAAATGAATTTGAAACTTTATACCAGTCATCAAACTTACCTCAAAAAGGTCCCTCTATTACGTATTCACTCTTTAAAACACTCAATTCATTAACAGATGGAATAATAGCTGCAGTACTTATCATAATAAGTGCATTATTAATGCTAATCGCGATTTTATGTATTAGATTTACGATTATTACTTCAATGGAAGAAGATTATCGGGAAATTGGTGTTATGAAAGCTATCGGCATTCAAAGTAAAGATATTCAAAAACTATATGTAACAAAATATGTTGTTATTTCCGCTATCGGATGTATATGTGGATATATCCTTTCGTTATTTGTTACAAAAATATTTACCTCTAACATCGCACTTTATATGGGGACAGCTAATAAAAGTATTTTATATTATGTTGTGCCATTGATAGTCACAACATTGTTATTTCTAGCCGTTATCCTTTTTTGCCGCATCATTTTGCGGAATTTTAGGAGAATTACAGCAATAGACGCTTTACGATCAAGAGATAAACTAGGAAAAAGAAAGATTAGAAGATTTTTTTCTCTCTATCAAACTAAAATTACAAATGTAAATATATTTATTGGTATACAAGATGTAGTGAAACGATTTAAGTTATATCGAGTATTAAGTATCGTTTTAATTATTGCAGTGTTCATGATTGTTGTACCAGTTAACTTTTTGTACACGATTCAGTCACCGCAATTTGTTAATTATATGGGAACAGGAAAGAGTGATATGCGAATAGATTTACAGCAATCTGAAAATATAGAAAAACGGTTTAATGACGTTATATCGTATATCGGAAACGATGAAGAGGTAGAAAAATATGCAGCATTTGTAACGAGTACATTTAAAATGGTGAAAGCTGATGGTACAAATGGAAATTTAAATGTAGAAGTGGGAGATTTCGCCCAATTTCCAATAGAATATGTTAAAGGTATGGCACCAAAAAATGAAAATGAGATCGCTCTCTCTTATATGAACGCAAATGAATTAAAAAAGAATATAGGGGATGAAATCGTTTTATTTGTAGAAGGAAAAGAGAAAATGCTAACTATTAGTGGTATATATCAAGATGTAACGAATGGAGGAAAAACAGCTAAAGCGAGTTTTTCTTACAATAAAGAAGATATATTATGGTACGTAGTAAATGTAGATATGAAACCCAAAGTGAATCTACAAGAAAAAGTGAAGGAGTATAAACAAAATTTAAATTCTGCAAAAATAACAGATACGGATAATTATTTATCTCAAACTTTAGGAGAGACAATCAAACAATTAAGACTGGTGACACAAGTGGCAATTTTGATTGCTATATTGATATCGGTTTTAATAACTGCGATGTTTTTTAAAATGTTATTGGTAAAAGATTCTTCGCAAATATTAATTATGAAAAGTATCGGCTTTTCCTACAAATATATTCGTATACAATATGTTACTCGTTCTATTGCTATAGTATTAGTAGGTATTTTAACAGGGACATTTATAGCTGCTACGTTTGGAGAAACACTAATAAGCTGGTTAGGTTCATTTATGGGAGCAGCTCACATAAAGTTTGTTGTTAATCCAATCATTTCTTATGTAATATGTCCAGCTATTTTATTTATATCTGTGACCGTAGCAACACTTTTTAGTAGTTTTACAGTGAAACAAAAAAATGATTTAAAGCTAAATGGGGAGTAG
- a CDS encoding MFS transporter: MKGVIRMSASIRSSMKDFHLMVSGQIITILGSTLLRFALSLYVLDITGRADIFAGLYAVTSIPFLLAPLGGAIADRFNRRNLMVIFDFINAAIVLSFIILLFTGPVSIILIGTIMFLLAVVSAMYSPVVMASIPQLVPENKLEQANGIVNGVQALSNIVAPVLGGILYGIIGLKMLVIISCLAFFLSAILEMFIKIPFIKRARESHIIPTIVKDMKEGFIYVLKQPFILKSMLLAALLNLILTPLFVVGAPIIIRVTMESSDTLYGIGMGLIDFATILGALSIGFFAKKLQMKTLYYWMLLIALLVLPMALSVTPVILNLGYYPPFILFILSSILIAMIVTIVSIYVITVVQKKTPNENLGKVMAIITAVSQCMAPIGQVIYGFMFEGFSMKIYLPILFISFIMIIIAIVTKKILWNEGN, encoded by the coding sequence ATGAAAGGTGTGATAAGGATGTCAGCTAGTATAAGGTCTTCGATGAAAGATTTTCACTTAATGGTGAGTGGACAAATTATTACTATTTTAGGTTCAACACTTTTACGTTTTGCCCTGTCATTATATGTGCTAGATATAACAGGGCGTGCTGATATATTCGCAGGATTATATGCGGTAACGAGTATTCCGTTTTTGCTAGCCCCTCTTGGCGGAGCGATAGCAGATCGTTTCAATCGCCGTAATTTAATGGTTATTTTTGATTTTATCAACGCTGCGATTGTATTAAGCTTTATAATTTTGTTATTTACTGGACCTGTATCTATTATATTAATTGGAACAATTATGTTTTTACTAGCAGTCGTTAGTGCAATGTATTCACCTGTTGTAATGGCGAGTATTCCGCAATTAGTTCCAGAGAATAAGTTAGAGCAAGCGAACGGTATCGTAAATGGTGTGCAAGCATTATCGAATATAGTTGCTCCTGTATTAGGAGGAATACTGTACGGCATAATTGGTTTGAAAATGCTCGTAATAATAAGTTGTCTTGCTTTCTTTTTATCTGCGATTTTAGAAATGTTTATTAAAATACCTTTTATAAAAAGAGCGCGAGAAAGCCATATAATACCGACAATTGTAAAGGATATGAAAGAAGGATTTATATATGTTTTAAAACAACCATTTATTTTGAAATCTATGCTTTTAGCTGCATTACTAAATTTAATACTTACACCGCTATTTGTTGTTGGCGCTCCAATTATTATACGAGTAACAATGGAAAGTAGCGACACGTTATACGGAATTGGAATGGGATTGATCGATTTTGCTACTATTTTAGGTGCATTATCGATAGGTTTTTTTGCGAAAAAGCTACAGATGAAAACATTGTATTACTGGATGCTTTTAATAGCTTTATTAGTACTACCAATGGCACTATCAGTTACGCCAGTTATTCTTAATTTAGGATACTATCCACCATTTATCCTCTTTATACTTTCTTCTATTCTAATTGCAATGATCGTGACAATTGTATCCATCTATGTGATTACTGTAGTCCAAAAGAAAACACCAAATGAAAACCTAGGAAAAGTAATGGCAATTATAACAGCGGTATCTCAATGTATGGCACCAATTGGGCAAGTCATTTATGGTTTTATGTTTGAAGGATTCAGTATGAAAATTTATTTACCTATATTATTTATTAGTTTCATAATGATAATAATAGCGATAGTGACGAAGAAAATATTATGGAATGAAGGGAACTAG
- a CDS encoding TetR/AcrR family transcriptional regulator: protein MRIVKEYGERRNEILETAERLFVTKGYTKTTVNDILREIGIAKGTFYHYFKSKEEVMDEIIMRIIKADVAKAKAIVSNPNIPVLDKLFRVLMEQSPKSGDVKDKMIEQFHQPNNAEMHQKSIVQSIIHLSPVLAEILEQGIAEGIFSTPYPQETIELLLSSAQVIFDEGLFQWKPEEMMRRAKAYIKMMEASVGAKEGAFDYMVEVLIKQK from the coding sequence ATGAGGATCGTAAAAGAATATGGGGAGCGTAGAAATGAAATTTTAGAAACTGCTGAACGTTTGTTTGTTACAAAAGGGTATACGAAAACTACAGTAAATGACATTTTAAGAGAGATTGGTATAGCAAAGGGGACGTTTTATCATTATTTTAAGTCGAAAGAAGAAGTAATGGATGAAATTATTATGAGGATTATTAAAGCGGATGTTGCTAAAGCGAAAGCAATTGTCTCTAACCCTAATATCCCAGTTTTGGATAAGTTATTTCGAGTTTTAATGGAACAATCACCAAAATCAGGAGATGTAAAAGATAAAATGATTGAACAATTTCATCAGCCAAATAATGCGGAAATGCATCAAAAAAGTATAGTACAATCAATTATTCATTTATCTCCTGTTTTAGCAGAGATTTTAGAACAAGGAATCGCTGAAGGCATATTTTCTACTCCATACCCACAAGAAACGATTGAATTATTACTCTCTTCAGCACAAGTCATATTTGATGAGGGTTTATTCCAGTGGAAGCCGGAAGAAATGATGAGGAGAGCTAAAGCTTATATCAAAATGATGGAAGCATCTGTTGGAGCGAAAGAGGGAGCCTTTGATTACATGGTGGAGGTTTTAATCAAACAGAAATAG
- a CDS encoding DEAD/DEAH box helicase codes for MVYLKNFLELGISETFNHTLRENGITEATPIQEKAIPVIMSGKDIIGQAKTGTGKTLAFVLPILEKIDPESSDVQALIVAPTRELALQITTEIKKMLVQREDINVLAIYGGQDVAQQLRKLKGNTHIVVATPGRLLDHIRRETIDLSNLSTIVLDEADQMLYFGFLYDIEDILDETPDSKQTMLFSATMPKDIKKLAKRYMEEPQMIQVQSEEVTVDTIEQRVIETTDRAKPDALRFVMDRDQPFLAVIFCRTKVRVSKLYDNLKGLGYNCAELHGDIPQAKRERVMKSFREAKIQYLIATDVAARGLDVDGVTHVFNFDIPEDVESYIHRIGRTGRAGGSGLAITFVAAKDEKHLEEIEKTLGAPIQRQIIEQPMIKNVDENGKPVQKPAPKKSGQYRQRDSREGSRSGSKGGPRNDSRNSSRNDNNRSFNKPSNKKSSTKQGQQRRGR; via the coding sequence GTGGTCTATTTGAAAAACTTTTTAGAATTAGGAATTAGTGAAACTTTTAATCATACATTACGTGAAAATGGAATTACAGAAGCAACACCGATTCAGGAGAAGGCAATTCCTGTTATTATGTCAGGTAAAGATATTATTGGGCAGGCGAAAACAGGAACGGGTAAAACGTTAGCATTCGTGTTACCGATTTTAGAAAAAATCGATCCAGAGTCTAGTGATGTTCAGGCTTTAATTGTTGCACCAACAAGGGAACTAGCACTGCAAATTACAACTGAAATTAAAAAAATGCTTGTTCAAAGAGAAGATATTAATGTACTAGCGATATATGGCGGACAAGATGTAGCACAACAATTAAGAAAATTAAAAGGTAATACACATATAGTTGTTGCGACACCAGGACGATTATTAGATCATATACGTCGTGAAACAATTGATTTAAGTAATCTTTCAACAATTGTACTAGATGAAGCGGATCAAATGCTTTATTTCGGATTCTTATATGATATTGAAGATATTTTAGATGAGACACCTGATAGTAAACAAACGATGTTATTCTCAGCAACGATGCCAAAAGATATTAAAAAATTGGCGAAACGTTATATGGAAGAGCCGCAAATGATTCAAGTACAAAGTGAAGAAGTAACGGTAGATACAATTGAGCAGCGTGTCATTGAGACGACAGATCGTGCAAAGCCAGATGCACTTCGTTTTGTTATGGATCGTGATCAGCCATTTTTGGCAGTTATTTTCTGTCGTACAAAGGTTAGAGTAAGTAAGCTGTATGATAATTTAAAAGGACTAGGTTATAATTGTGCTGAACTTCATGGTGATATACCTCAAGCGAAACGTGAAAGAGTCATGAAGAGTTTCCGCGAAGCTAAAATTCAGTACTTAATTGCGACTGATGTAGCAGCTCGTGGACTTGATGTAGATGGTGTAACGCACGTATTTAACTTTGATATCCCTGAAGATGTAGAAAGTTATATTCACCGCATTGGCCGAACAGGACGTGCAGGTGGATCAGGTCTTGCAATTACGTTCGTTGCAGCGAAAGATGAAAAACATTTAGAAGAAATTGAAAAAACGCTTGGTGCACCAATACAAAGACAAATAATCGAACAACCGATGATAAAAAATGTAGATGAAAATGGAAAACCGGTACAAAAGCCGGCTCCAAAGAAATCAGGTCAATATCGTCAAAGAGATAGCCGTGAAGGTTCAAGAAGTGGTTCAAAAGGTGGTCCAAGAAACGATTCAAGAAATAGTTCGAGAAATGATAACAATCGATCATTTAATAAGCCAAGTAATAAGAAAAGTAGTACAAAACAAGGTCAGCAAAGACGTGGCCGTTAA
- a CDS encoding exosporium leader peptide-containing protein — translation MFDKNEIQKINGILQANALNPNLIGPTLPPIPPFTLPTGPTGGTGPTGVTGPTGVTGPTGVTGPTGVTGPTGVTGPTGVTGPTGVTGPTGVTGPTGVTGPTGVTGPTGVTGPTGVTGPTGGTEGCLCDCCVLPMQSVLQQLIGETVILGTIADTPNTPPLFFLFTITSVNDFLVTVTDGTTTFVVNISDVTGVGFLPPGPPITLLPPTDVGCECECRERPIRQLLDAFIGSTVSLLASNGSIAADFSVEQTGLGIVLGTLPINPTTTVRFAISTCKITAVNITPITM, via the coding sequence GTGTTTGATAAAAATGAAATACAAAAGATAAATGGGATACTTCAAGCTAATGCATTAAATCCAAATTTAATTGGCCCTACACTTCCCCCAATCCCACCATTTACTTTACCCACAGGTCCAACAGGAGGGACAGGCCCAACGGGAGTAACGGGTCCAACAGGAGTAACTGGTCCAACGGGAGTAACGGGTCCAACGGGAGTAACTGGTCCAACAGGAGTAACGGGTCCAACAGGAGTAACGGGTCCAACAGGAGTAACGGGTCCAACGGGAGTAACGGGTCCAACGGGAGTAACGGGTCCAACAGGAGTAACGGGTCCAACGGGAGTAACGGGTCCAACAGGAGTAACGGGTCCAACAGGAGGAACTGAAGGTTGTCTTTGTGATTGCTGTGTTTTACCTATGCAAAGTGTTTTACAACAACTTATTGGAGAAACTGTTATTCTTGGCACTATTGCAGACACACCCAACACGCCCCCGCTTTTCTTTCTATTTACTATCACTTCTGTGAATGATTTTTTAGTTACAGTTACAGATGGCACCACAACCTTTGTGGTCAATATATCTGATGTAACAGGGGTAGGTTTTTTACCACCAGGACCACCTATTACATTACTTCCACCTACCGATGTAGGATGCGAGTGTGAATGTCGTGAACGACCAATTAGACAATTACTGGATGCGTTTATCGGATCTACAGTAAGTCTTTTAGCAAGTAATGGTTCTATTGCAGCAGATTTTAGCGTGGAACAAACAGGACTTGGGATAGTACTAGGGACATTACCTATAAATCCAACTACAACCGTTAGGTTTGCAATTTCAACTTGTAAAATTACAGCTGTGAATATAACCCCTATTACGATGTAG
- a CDS encoding YkvA family protein, whose amino-acid sequence MEKQTLWKKFKKSSVNLGKSSVYESIILFYTMKKKELPTKAKLIILAALSYYVLTIDFIPDIAAIIGIGLLDDVLAIAVAHKYVMRHADAEIREKSKVKMESLFTSAHI is encoded by the coding sequence ATGGAGAAACAGACACTTTGGAAAAAATTCAAAAAAAGCTCAGTAAACCTCGGTAAATCCAGCGTATATGAAAGTATTATTTTATTTTACACAATGAAAAAGAAAGAGTTACCTACTAAAGCGAAACTCATTATATTAGCCGCTTTATCCTATTACGTATTAACAATCGATTTCATTCCAGATATAGCTGCTATTATTGGGATTGGCTTATTAGATGATGTTTTAGCAATCGCTGTAGCGCATAAATATGTTATGCGACATGCGGATGCTGAAATTCGAGAGAAGAGCAAAGTAAAAATGGAGTCATTATTTACTTCAGCACACATTTAA
- a CDS encoding DUF3956 domain-containing protein translates to MESCIVFVNGQPFLVLTVAGIEIARLEITLQVALALRVLGIPICG, encoded by the coding sequence ATGGAAAGTTGTATTGTGTTCGTAAACGGCCAACCTTTTTTAGTACTCACAGTTGCTGGCATCGAAATTGCTAGATTGGAAATTACTCTTCAAGTAGCACTAGCTTTGAGAGTTCTCGGTATTCCAATCTGTGGGTAA
- a CDS encoding aminotransferase class V-fold PLP-dependent enzyme, translating to MGLIYKVADQAWEFESIQKLNYKTFVEEIPQHEETKDRVRIDRFHEENTYLICLDDDKLVGMVALRGKRPFSLDYKIPNLDFYLQEHGENVYEIRLLSVEREYRNGRALLGLIRFLHRYLLLNGYELALISATTRELPLYEQMGFKSFHTLVGTEEAAFQPMYVTPAMFEESSVGGIMTKEYTFLPGPVDIEENVRKAFSTKPISHRSKSFQVTMENVKKRLLQITKAKRVQIMLGTGTLANDAIALQLNSLKGKGLVLTNGEFGNRLVGHATRAQLHYDTHKKEMAEPFLYTELEKIMATGNYEWLWFVHHETSTGMLNNLEELNILCKKYQMKLCVDCISSIGAIPINLKDVYFASGVSGKAIKSYTGLSFVFHNHIVKVNEAVPAYMDIGMYEENESIPYSHSWNLIYALQEALKRLEDEEAFEKIKEAYAYIEQAINTMGLKLVSPKDHAAQIVLTIQLNEGQCSKAVGDALALQGYIVHYESAYLQKNNWIQIACLNHYKERDMKRMLNCLQMCVLKKVLLT from the coding sequence ATGGGGTTAATTTATAAAGTTGCTGATCAAGCTTGGGAATTTGAAAGTATACAAAAATTGAATTATAAAACATTTGTAGAAGAAATTCCGCAACATGAAGAAACGAAAGATCGTGTTCGTATAGATCGTTTCCATGAAGAAAATACATATTTAATTTGTTTAGATGACGATAAGTTAGTAGGTATGGTTGCATTGCGAGGAAAACGACCATTCTCGTTAGATTATAAAATTCCAAATCTAGATTTTTATTTGCAAGAACATGGAGAAAATGTATATGAAATTCGTTTACTTTCAGTAGAACGTGAATATCGAAATGGAAGAGCATTGTTAGGTTTAATTCGCTTTTTACATCGTTATTTGCTTCTAAATGGATATGAATTGGCACTCATTTCTGCTACAACACGTGAACTACCTTTATATGAGCAAATGGGATTCAAATCTTTCCATACGTTAGTTGGTACTGAAGAAGCAGCCTTCCAGCCAATGTATGTTACCCCAGCTATGTTTGAAGAGTCGAGTGTTGGGGGTATTATGACGAAAGAATATACGTTTTTACCTGGTCCAGTGGATATTGAAGAAAATGTTCGAAAGGCATTTTCTACTAAGCCTATTTCGCATCGTTCTAAGTCATTTCAAGTGACAATGGAAAATGTAAAAAAACGTTTACTGCAAATAACAAAAGCAAAACGTGTGCAAATAATGTTAGGAACAGGGACGTTAGCGAATGATGCCATTGCTTTACAGTTGAATTCTTTAAAAGGGAAAGGACTAGTTTTAACAAATGGGGAATTTGGAAATAGGTTAGTGGGACATGCAACACGTGCGCAATTACATTATGATACGCATAAAAAAGAAATGGCAGAGCCGTTTCTTTATACAGAATTAGAAAAAATAATGGCAACTGGAAATTATGAATGGCTTTGGTTTGTTCACCATGAAACATCAACTGGAATGTTAAATAATTTAGAAGAACTAAACATTCTTTGTAAAAAATATCAAATGAAACTATGTGTAGATTGTATAAGCTCAATTGGAGCAATACCAATAAATTTGAAGGATGTATATTTTGCAAGTGGTGTTAGCGGAAAAGCGATTAAATCATATACAGGATTATCTTTCGTTTTTCATAACCACATTGTAAAAGTAAACGAGGCAGTACCTGCTTATATGGACATTGGTATGTACGAAGAAAATGAAAGTATCCCATACTCCCATTCATGGAATTTAATTTATGCATTGCAAGAAGCATTGAAGCGACTTGAAGATGAAGAGGCATTTGAAAAAATAAAAGAGGCGTATGCTTATATTGAACAAGCCATTAATACTATGGGTTTAAAGCTTGTTTCACCTAAAGATCATGCCGCTCAAATTGTTCTTACCATTCAATTAAACGAAGGGCAGTGTTCTAAGGCAGTAGGTGATGCATTAGCATTACAAGGATATATTGTTCATTATGAATCAGCATATTTACAAAAGAATAACTGGATTCAAATAGCATGTCTGAATCACTATAAAGAACGTGATATGAAGAGGATGTTAAATTGTTTGCAGATGTGTGTGTTAAAGAAAGTTCTTTTAACGTAA